A single Oleidesulfovibrio alaskensis DSM 16109 DNA region contains:
- a CDS encoding type III pantothenate kinase, protein MPSVFLLFDIGNTNVKIGIADHDGVVASYVLPTDTHQTGDSLGLRLADVVRHAGFAPGDVTACVASSVVPSFNPLMRQACGRYFDRRLLLAPEDIAIPLENRYERPQEVGADRLVAAFAARRLWPAPRSIVSVDYGTATTFDCVQGEAYLGGLICPGVHSAAGALAAGTARLPRISLDVREDLPVVGRSTSMSLNHGFVFGFASMTEGLCHRLSAVLEAPMQVVATGGFASAIARVSNCFDHVRPDLLLEGLRILYMESGIKG, encoded by the coding sequence ATGCCCTCAGTTTTTCTTCTGTTTGATATAGGCAATACCAATGTTAAAATAGGCATTGCAGACCATGACGGCGTGGTTGCCTCGTATGTGCTGCCCACAGACACGCATCAGACAGGCGATTCGCTCGGCCTGCGTCTGGCGGATGTGGTGCGCCATGCGGGATTTGCCCCCGGCGACGTGACAGCCTGTGTGGCCAGTTCCGTGGTTCCCAGTTTCAATCCGCTCATGCGGCAGGCCTGCGGGCGCTACTTTGACCGCCGGCTGCTGCTGGCGCCGGAGGACATAGCCATTCCGCTGGAAAACCGCTACGAGCGCCCGCAGGAAGTGGGAGCGGACCGGCTGGTGGCAGCCTTTGCCGCACGGCGGCTGTGGCCTGCGCCGCGGTCCATTGTTTCGGTTGATTACGGCACGGCAACGACGTTTGACTGTGTGCAGGGCGAAGCGTATCTTGGGGGGCTGATATGCCCCGGAGTGCACTCCGCGGCAGGAGCACTGGCAGCGGGCACCGCACGCCTGCCCCGCATCAGTCTTGATGTGCGCGAAGATTTGCCGGTGGTGGGACGCAGCACCAGCATGAGCCTCAACCACGGGTTTGTTTTCGGGTTTGCCTCCATGACCGAAGGTCTGTGTCACAGACTTTCCGCCGTGCTTGAGGCGCCCATGCAGGTGGTGGCCACGGGCGGTTTTGCCTCTGCCATCGCCCGCGTAAGTAATTGTTTCGATCATGTCAGGCCCGACCTTTTGCTGGAAGGCCTGAGAATTCTCTACATGGAAAGCGGAATAAAGGGCTGA
- the folD gene encoding bifunctional methylenetetrahydrofolate dehydrogenase/methenyltetrahydrofolate cyclohydrolase FolD: MILLDGKATAAALREELKKDVDALKDRAGRAPGLAVILVGDDPASQVYVRNKERACADAGIRSEAFRISAQTTQQELEERIAALNAREDIDGILLQLPLPAGLDSQRCLELIDPAKDVDGFHPVNMGKLTLGLPGFRPCTPAGVMTLLERYNLSPAGKKAVVLGRSNIVGKPLALMLGASGPFANATVTVCHSRTPDLAQQCREADFLFVAIGRANFVTADMVKPGAVVVDVGINRTENGLAGDVDFGPVSKVASAITPVPGGIGPMTIAQLLVNTVASWKKRCGV, from the coding sequence ATGATTCTGCTGGACGGTAAAGCCACCGCCGCGGCTTTGCGCGAAGAATTGAAAAAGGATGTGGACGCCCTGAAAGACCGCGCCGGAAGAGCGCCCGGGCTGGCTGTTATTCTGGTGGGCGACGACCCCGCATCGCAGGTGTACGTGCGCAACAAAGAACGTGCCTGCGCCGACGCCGGAATCCGTTCCGAAGCGTTCCGCATCTCTGCACAGACCACGCAGCAGGAGCTTGAGGAACGCATTGCCGCCCTCAACGCCCGTGAAGACATAGACGGCATTCTGCTGCAGCTGCCTCTGCCCGCCGGACTGGACAGCCAGCGCTGTCTTGAACTTATCGATCCCGCCAAGGATGTGGACGGCTTTCATCCTGTCAACATGGGCAAACTGACGCTGGGGCTTCCCGGCTTCCGGCCCTGTACGCCGGCAGGCGTGATGACACTGCTGGAACGCTACAACCTGTCGCCGGCGGGCAAAAAAGCCGTTGTGCTCGGCCGCTCGAATATTGTGGGCAAGCCTTTGGCGCTCATGCTGGGTGCTTCGGGTCCTTTTGCCAATGCCACTGTCACTGTGTGTCATTCGCGCACTCCCGACCTTGCGCAGCAGTGCCGCGAAGCGGATTTTCTGTTTGTGGCCATCGGCAGGGCCAACTTTGTCACCGCAGACATGGTGAAACCCGGTGCCGTGGTGGTGGACGTGGGCATCAACCGGACGGAAAACGGCCTTGCGGGAGATGTTGATTTCGGCCCTGTAAGCAAGGTGGCCTCTGCCATTACGCCTGTGCCGGGCGGAATAGGCCCCATGACCATCGCGCAGCTGCTGGTGAATACCGTGGCTTCGTGGAAGAAACGCTGCGGCGTGTAA
- a CDS encoding NapC/NirT family cytochrome c, with the protein MRRFLKPLFLVSLGVLVGFPVFSMTYYTMVRTSTPEFCASCHEIVPAYQSWKTSTHVNNAQGVVADCMDCHLPAPHQTVDFFFSKTYHGIKDVVAHVLHGSEAYDREKNRQAAYDSFTNDQCQKCHRNILYMPHNRGAMMAHRTVLYDRSGRTRKCVDCHRDLVHVDRPQYRYKQFAAPYRASGLADI; encoded by the coding sequence ATGCGGAGGTTTCTGAAACCGCTATTTCTGGTTTCGCTGGGCGTGCTGGTAGGATTTCCTGTTTTCAGCATGACCTACTATACCATGGTGCGCACATCGACGCCGGAATTCTGTGCATCATGCCACGAAATAGTACCGGCGTACCAGTCGTGGAAAACTTCCACTCATGTGAACAATGCGCAGGGCGTAGTGGCGGACTGTATGGACTGTCACCTGCCTGCCCCTCATCAGACCGTCGACTTCTTTTTTTCCAAAACCTACCACGGCATCAAGGACGTTGTGGCACATGTGCTTCACGGTTCAGAAGCGTATGACCGCGAAAAGAACCGTCAGGCCGCCTATGACAGTTTCACCAACGACCAGTGCCAGAAGTGCCATCGCAATATCCTGTACATGCCGCACAACCGCGGAGCCATGATGGCTCACCGCACAGTGCTGTACGACCGTTCGGGCCGTACACGCAAGTGTGTGGACTGCCACCGCGACCTTGTGCATGTGGACAGGCCTCAATACCGGTACAAGCAGTTTGCCGCCCCGTATCGGGCGTCGGGGCTGGCGGATATCTGA
- the eno gene encoding phosphopyruvate hydratase: MSTIVSVWAREILDSRGNPTVEVEVSLESGHSGRAAVPSGASTGSREALELRDGDKGRYLGKGVEKAVDNVMGEIAENIVGMDALRQVAVDNALIDLDGTDNKDRLGANAMLGVSLATARAAANFIGMPLYQYLGGINSKVLPVPMMNIINGGEHAPNNLDIQEFMIMPVGAPTFSEALRMGAEIFHNLKALLAADGHVTSVGDEGGFAPNLKSHDEAFRYIMRAIETAGYIPGSEVALAIDAAASEFYKDGKYHLKGENKVLSSSEMIDWLMDFTQRYPLISIEDGMAEGDWEGWQEMTVKMGDSVQIVGDDVFVTNPDILAQGIDEGVANSILIKLNQIGTLTETLDTVEMAKGAGYTTVISHRSGETEDHFIADLAVALNAGQIKTGSLCRSDRLAKYNQLLRIEEDLDDEGIYFGPYMASHFGLGEE; this comes from the coding sequence ATGAGCACCATCGTTTCCGTCTGGGCCAGAGAAATCCTCGATTCCCGCGGCAATCCCACTGTGGAAGTGGAAGTTTCGCTTGAATCCGGCCATTCCGGCCGCGCCGCCGTGCCTTCCGGCGCTTCCACCGGCAGCCGCGAGGCTCTGGAACTGCGTGACGGCGACAAGGGCCGTTACCTTGGCAAAGGCGTGGAAAAAGCCGTGGACAACGTGATGGGCGAAATAGCCGAGAACATCGTCGGCATGGACGCTCTGCGTCAGGTCGCCGTGGACAACGCGCTGATCGACCTTGACGGTACCGACAACAAGGACCGGCTGGGTGCCAACGCCATGCTGGGCGTATCGCTGGCCACCGCCCGCGCCGCGGCCAACTTCATCGGCATGCCCCTGTATCAGTACCTCGGCGGCATCAATTCCAAAGTACTGCCCGTGCCCATGATGAACATCATCAACGGCGGCGAGCATGCCCCCAACAACCTTGATATTCAGGAATTCATGATCATGCCCGTGGGAGCGCCCACCTTCAGTGAAGCGCTGCGCATGGGGGCTGAAATTTTCCACAACCTCAAGGCGCTGCTGGCTGCCGACGGTCACGTGACCAGCGTGGGCGACGAAGGCGGCTTTGCTCCCAACCTGAAAAGCCACGACGAGGCTTTCCGGTACATCATGCGCGCCATCGAGACCGCAGGCTATATTCCCGGGTCGGAAGTGGCCCTGGCCATCGACGCCGCGGCTTCCGAATTTTACAAGGACGGCAAGTATCACCTCAAGGGCGAGAACAAAGTGCTCTCCTCTTCCGAGATGATTGACTGGCTTATGGATTTCACCCAGCGTTACCCGCTTATTTCCATCGAAGACGGCATGGCCGAAGGTGACTGGGAAGGCTGGCAGGAAATGACCGTCAAAATGGGTGACAGCGTGCAGATTGTGGGTGACGACGTTTTCGTGACCAACCCCGACATTCTGGCTCAGGGCATCGATGAGGGCGTGGCCAACTCCATTCTTATCAAGCTGAACCAGATAGGTACCCTCACCGAGACGCTGGACACCGTGGAAATGGCCAAGGGTGCCGGTTATACCACGGTTATTTCGCACCGTTCCGGAGAAACAGAAGACCATTTTATCGCCGACCTTGCCGTGGCACTGAACGCAGGGCAGATCAAGACCGGCTCGCTGTGCCGCAGCGACCGTCTGGCCAAATACAACCAGCTGCTGCGCATCGAGGAAGATCTGGATGACGAGGGCATCTACTTCGGCCCTTACATGGCTTCGCATTTCGGGCTGGGCGAAGAGTAA
- a CDS encoding SRPBCC domain-containing protein, with product MLSRIVERSVVVATTPWTIWRVLTDFSAWQRWNPFMPSMQGTAEAGQDVEALIRLWGNSPSPYMLRVQQADFCRQLVLTGSFRMPGLADVIHCFIIAQLDSHTSRFTHGLRVSGIFVPLLAGRIGRAAGQGMETMNISLKAVAQARR from the coding sequence ATGCTGAGCAGGATTGTCGAACGTTCCGTCGTGGTGGCTACCACTCCGTGGACAATCTGGCGTGTGCTGACGGATTTTTCTGCATGGCAGCGCTGGAATCCTTTTATGCCTTCCATGCAGGGGACAGCCGAAGCGGGGCAGGATGTGGAAGCGCTGATACGGCTGTGGGGCAACAGTCCCAGCCCTTATATGCTGCGGGTGCAGCAGGCCGACTTCTGCCGCCAGCTGGTGCTGACCGGTTCGTTTCGTATGCCCGGTCTGGCCGATGTGATCCATTGCTTTATCATTGCGCAGCTGGACAGCCATACGTCACGCTTCACCCACGGACTGCGCGTGTCCGGCATTTTTGTGCCGCTGCTGGCAGGTCGTATCGGGCGGGCTGCCGGGCAGGGTATGGAGACCATGAACATTTCACTCAAAGCCGTGGCTCAGGCCCGGCGGTAG
- a CDS encoding cytochrome ubiquinol oxidase subunit I: protein MEYPVWWTPFLSGGLVIAIIAIVHVFIAHFAVGGGFYLVLTEMKAVREKSDHILDHVRSHTRFFLLTTMVAGGLTGVGIWFTISVLSPTVTSTLTHSFAFGWAAEWAFFLGEIAALLVYHYYFDSMPRKAHIKVGWVYAFFAFMSLVVINGIITVMLTPGKWAQTHLFWDGFFNVSFWPSLSLRFALCLMFAGLFAFVTAIRIPHEETRERMVRRAAMWVGLPFAAAALSGIWYLLILPDPQQSMVMERSTQTPHLVQAFIPLGIVILVLSLAIAWFRPLSVRRPLVWLVLALGLAQIGVFEWVREAGRRPYLLYGHTYSSSIRVEDVPRVLSEGILKTARWTHIKEITEDNVLEAGKEIYKLQCMTCHGITGPMLSILDKTEKFSVYGMDSQLDGQGKLRLHMPPFLGTVEERRALAAYIVTGLHGRTDETAPPAIRTLQTAIPSFDRETAPYVLLAWSTRGMHSVVEDGALNLAPAGSDLRCQLVRRDSTPEIITSGVTITYRPEDGHGPQGTFAANDDMRAHEALNVAVTPYPQPDTFNPYPVYIVEARDEATGALLAVTKTVVAASGEVACNRCHGGQWAVEDMSGISKATQNDIFAVHDKIQGTDFTAQAAAGEVIRCQSCHDGNSDIPEFSAAIHGWHASYLTGRDADACNGCHPSAPDGATQSFRGIHNMMGLTCTNCHGHMEDHAIGLLRNEIEQERYAARALMEPLKPQQAASAAEIPPREAWTQLPPCSTCHDFMQSPPPDPSAFGQWTASSADLFSNGHDYMAAMMCQACHGATHAVYMADNAWGGMERDNIQPLQYQQMAGPVGGANNCGVCHTRELDMSESAHHPIPQ from the coding sequence ATGGAATATCCAGTCTGGTGGACGCCCTTTCTGAGCGGCGGCCTCGTTATTGCCATCATCGCCATCGTCCATGTTTTCATCGCCCACTTCGCGGTAGGCGGCGGCTTTTATCTGGTACTGACAGAAATGAAAGCCGTGCGCGAAAAATCAGACCACATTCTGGACCATGTCCGCAGCCACACCAGATTCTTTCTGCTTACCACCATGGTGGCCGGCGGGCTGACCGGCGTCGGTATCTGGTTCACCATCAGCGTGCTTTCACCCACCGTCACCAGCACGCTCACACATTCGTTCGCTTTCGGGTGGGCGGCGGAATGGGCGTTCTTCCTCGGAGAAATCGCCGCGCTTCTGGTTTATCACTATTATTTCGACTCCATGCCCCGCAAAGCGCACATCAAGGTGGGCTGGGTGTATGCCTTTTTCGCGTTCATGTCGCTTGTGGTCATCAACGGCATCATCACTGTCATGCTCACGCCGGGCAAATGGGCGCAGACACATCTTTTCTGGGACGGTTTCTTCAACGTATCTTTCTGGCCTTCGCTCAGTCTGCGTTTTGCCTTGTGCCTCATGTTTGCAGGGCTGTTCGCTTTTGTGACGGCCATACGCATTCCGCACGAGGAAACCCGCGAACGCATGGTGCGGCGCGCCGCCATGTGGGTTGGACTGCCTTTTGCCGCTGCCGCGCTTTCGGGCATCTGGTATCTGCTCATCCTGCCCGACCCGCAGCAGTCCATGGTCATGGAACGTTCCACCCAGACTCCGCATCTGGTACAGGCGTTCATTCCGCTGGGCATTGTCATACTGGTGCTCAGTCTTGCCATTGCATGGTTCAGACCGCTTTCTGTCCGCCGGCCGCTGGTATGGCTGGTGCTGGCGCTGGGACTGGCCCAGATCGGCGTTTTTGAATGGGTGCGCGAAGCCGGCAGAAGACCATACCTGCTGTACGGGCACACCTATTCCAGTTCCATCCGCGTGGAGGATGTGCCCCGTGTGCTCAGCGAGGGTATTCTGAAAACAGCCCGCTGGACTCATATAAAGGAAATCACAGAAGATAACGTGCTGGAAGCCGGCAAGGAAATATACAAACTGCAGTGTATGACCTGTCACGGCATAACCGGCCCCATGCTGAGCATACTGGATAAAACAGAAAAATTCAGTGTGTACGGCATGGATTCGCAGCTTGACGGACAGGGCAAGCTGCGGCTGCACATGCCGCCATTTCTCGGCACAGTGGAAGAACGCCGGGCTCTGGCCGCCTATATAGTCACGGGCCTGCACGGACGCACGGACGAAACAGCACCACCGGCCATACGCACCCTGCAGACCGCCATTCCCTCGTTTGACAGAGAAACGGCGCCCTATGTGCTGCTGGCATGGAGCACCAGAGGCATGCACAGCGTGGTGGAAGACGGCGCCCTGAATCTTGCTCCCGCCGGCAGCGACCTGCGGTGTCAGCTTGTGCGCCGCGACTCCACACCGGAGATAATAACTTCGGGTGTGACCATAACCTACCGGCCCGAAGACGGGCACGGCCCGCAGGGCACCTTTGCCGCCAACGATGACATGCGTGCCCACGAGGCGCTTAATGTGGCCGTAACCCCCTATCCGCAGCCGGACACCTTCAATCCGTATCCGGTATACATAGTGGAGGCACGCGACGAAGCCACCGGCGCGCTGCTGGCGGTAACCAAAACCGTGGTGGCAGCTTCCGGCGAAGTGGCCTGCAACAGATGCCACGGCGGCCAGTGGGCCGTGGAAGACATGTCCGGCATCAGCAAGGCCACTCAGAATGACATATTCGCCGTACACGACAAAATTCAGGGGACCGATTTCACCGCACAGGCAGCCGCCGGCGAGGTCATCCGCTGCCAGTCGTGCCACGACGGCAACAGCGACATTCCGGAATTCTCCGCCGCCATTCACGGCTGGCACGCCAGCTATCTGACCGGGCGCGACGCCGATGCGTGCAACGGCTGCCATCCTTCGGCACCGGACGGGGCCACGCAGAGTTTCAGAGGCATCCACAACATGATGGGGCTTACCTGCACCAACTGCCACGGCCACATGGAAGACCACGCCATAGGTCTGCTGCGCAACGAAATCGAGCAGGAACGCTACGCCGCGCGCGCACTGATGGAACCGCTCAAGCCGCAACAGGCGGCATCGGCCGCCGAGATTCCCCCCCGCGAGGCATGGACGCAACTGCCCCCCTGCTCCACCTGCCACGATTTCATGCAGTCTCCGCCGCCGGACCCCAGCGCCTTCGGCCAGTGGACGGCATCGTCCGCCGACCTGTTCAGCAACGGGCACGACTACATGGCAGCCATGATGTGCCAGGCATGCCACGGCGCAACCCATGCCGTGTATATGGCCGACAACGCATGGGGCGGCATGGAGCGCGACAACATACAGCCCCTGCAGTATCAGCAGATGGCAGGACCCGTAGGCGGGGCCAACAACTGCGGCGTGTGCCACACGCGTGAACTGGATATGTCAGAATCGGCACATCACCCCATTCCGCAGTAA
- a CDS encoding flagellar hook protein FlgE yields MTIASLYIGATGMKTHSQGMQVIGNNLANINTVGFKQSMMLYQDLTSLDVTTGGNNPTVGMSQQGMGASVAEVRVLHTAGGFEPSNTVTDLAISGKGFFQVAQGDKTHYTRAGNFRFDLEGYLVDPSGYRLQAKPIENGVAGGLQDLQLVAGENGNMVLPPSATTSLSIISNIGVTSDSSASATDPYFSLLQQWNGTAEPPLGDGAYGHSDSIAVYDAAGNKHEVSVYYDGAPDGPDGQRIVEYVMAMPPSEDGGAGAGTSAAGLLMAGTLTFNANGELINMTAYTPSGDASQLSSWQPAAMGADGYPSFTATFAGSGGGAQVMTAGFGMTGTGWTGGGSAASVGSNASQLPGLAGAARQARVTTGYEGSSSNLHRTQNGYAQGGLMSLAIDSEGVMSGKFSNGQVVDLYQIPLFRFTSEFGLRREGGNHFSATRESGEAQEGTAKTENFGSVAASTLEMSNVDASREFVNMIITQRGFQSQSKVVTTADTMLQKALELKR; encoded by the coding sequence ATGACCATTGCATCGCTGTATATCGGAGCCACCGGCATGAAAACCCACAGTCAGGGTATGCAGGTGATCGGTAACAATCTGGCGAACATCAATACGGTCGGGTTCAAGCAGTCCATGATGCTGTATCAGGACCTGACGAGTCTGGATGTGACCACCGGGGGCAACAATCCCACGGTGGGCATGTCGCAGCAGGGTATGGGTGCCTCTGTGGCGGAGGTGCGCGTTCTGCACACTGCGGGCGGCTTTGAACCCAGCAATACCGTGACTGACCTTGCCATTTCAGGGAAAGGATTCTTTCAGGTGGCGCAGGGCGACAAAACGCATTACACGCGGGCCGGGAATTTCCGTTTTGATCTGGAAGGGTACCTTGTGGACCCCAGCGGTTACCGTCTGCAGGCCAAACCCATTGAAAATGGTGTGGCGGGCGGGCTTCAGGATTTGCAGCTGGTGGCGGGGGAAAACGGTAACATGGTGCTGCCCCCCAGTGCCACGACATCGTTGTCCATCATTTCCAATATCGGGGTTACCTCCGACAGCAGTGCAAGCGCCACGGATCCGTATTTTTCGCTGCTGCAGCAATGGAACGGCACGGCGGAACCCCCGCTGGGCGACGGAGCATACGGGCACAGCGACAGCATAGCAGTATACGACGCCGCCGGAAACAAACACGAGGTGTCGGTGTATTACGATGGTGCGCCGGACGGTCCCGACGGACAGCGCATTGTGGAATATGTCATGGCCATGCCGCCTTCGGAAGACGGAGGCGCAGGGGCTGGAACATCCGCCGCCGGGCTGCTGATGGCGGGTACGCTCACGTTCAACGCCAACGGCGAACTGATCAATATGACAGCCTATACCCCTTCAGGGGATGCTTCGCAGCTTTCCAGCTGGCAGCCGGCAGCCATGGGCGCGGACGGCTATCCTTCGTTTACGGCCACCTTTGCAGGGTCGGGCGGAGGGGCTCAGGTAATGACCGCGGGATTCGGCATGACAGGCACAGGCTGGACAGGCGGCGGCAGCGCCGCTTCCGTGGGCAGCAATGCCTCGCAGCTGCCCGGGCTTGCAGGCGCGGCCCGTCAGGCGCGGGTGACCACGGGGTACGAAGGGTCTTCCTCCAACCTGCACCGCACACAAAACGGGTACGCGCAGGGCGGTCTCATGTCGCTTGCCATTGACAGCGAAGGGGTTATGAGCGGCAAATTCAGCAACGGGCAGGTTGTTGATTTATATCAGATTCCGCTGTTCCGCTTTACCAGCGAATTCGGCCTGCGGCGTGAAGGCGGCAATCATTTTTCGGCCACCAGAGAATCAGGTGAAGCGCAGGAAGGAACGGCAAAGACAGAAAATTTCGGTTCCGTGGCGGCATCAACTCTTGAAATGTCCAATGTGGATGCATCGCGCGAGTTTGTTAATATGATTATCACGCAACGCGGATTTCAGTCGCAGAGTAAAGTTGTGACAACTGCAGACACCATGCTGCAGAAAGCACTGGAACTGAAGCGCTGA